A portion of the Plasmodium relictum strain SGS1 genome assembly, chromosome: 11 genome contains these proteins:
- the DJ1 gene encoding protein DJ-1, putative has product MSTKKTALVVVASGSEDVEYISVVDILRRANISVTTASVEETEKVCLQSKNTIMADTTIRKVRNIIFDAIVIPGGMKGSNTIAECEPFIEMLKEQKNNNRIYAAICAAPQTVLNRHHLIDDVEAVAYPTLDKDFKNVGKGRVCVSKNCITSIGPGSATEFALKIIEVLLNREAAQKVANDFILHPSITF; this is encoded by the exons ATGAGTACAAAAAAAACAGCTTTAGTTGTAGTA gcTTCAGGATCCGAAGATGTAGAATACATTTCAGTAGTTGATATACTAAGGAGAGCTA aTATCAGTGTAACAACCGCATCTGTAGAAGAAACAGAGAAGGTTTGTCTTCAATCAAAAAATACCATTATGGCAGATACAACAATTAGAAAAGtaagaaatattatttttgatGCAATTGTAATTCCGGGAGGTATGAAAGGTTCTAATACTATAGCAGAATGTGAACCTTTTATTGAAATGCTAAAAGAACAGAAAAACAATAACAGAATATATGCAGCTATATGTGCAGCTCCTCAAACCGTTTTAAATCGTCATCATCTAATTGATGATGTTGAAGCAGTTGCCTATCCAACCCTTGATAAAGATTTCAAAAATGTTGGTAAAGGTAGAGTATGTGTTTCCAAAAATTGTATAACTTCTATAGGGCCAGGATCAGCTACTGAATTTGCTCTTAAAATAATAGaagttttattaaatagAGAAGCTGCGCAGAAAGTTGCAAATGATTTTATTTTGCATCCATCtattactttttaa
- the TIM22 gene encoding mitochondrial import inner membrane translocase subunit TIM22, putative has protein sequence MNLTNNNKNDIINDRYINFKIFKKGEDLTPHEKTFLKVNTYLNEGIIPKCIGMGIGGGIVGIFIGAFFFSMQPSNIDYNLSYKEQLREQFAMFKQSIKNSCRNFAKIGFLFSFYENSLQKIRATKDLTNTLYSGCLTGATISYKKGLPSMVSGCASFAAFSVAIEKLQRSNKF, from the coding sequence ATGAATttaacaaataataataaaaatgatattataaatgacagatatataaattttaaaatcttTAAAAAAGGAGAAGACTTAACCCCCCatgaaaaaacatttttaaaagtcaatacatatttaaatgaaGGCATTATACCTAAATGTATTGGAATGGGAATAGGAGGTGGAATTGTGGGTATTTTTATTGGAGCATTTTTTTTCAGTATGCAGCCAAGTAATATAGACTATAATTTAAGTTATAAGGAGCAACTAAGAGAACAGTTTGCAATGTTTAAACaatcaattaaaaatagcTGTCGTAATTTTGCTAAAATtggatttttattttctttttatgaaaattctttacaaaaaattagaGCAACAAAGGATTTAACTAATACGTTATATTCAGGTTGTTTAACAGGTGCTACTATATCTTATAAAAAAGGATTACCTTCAATGGTTAGTGGATGTGCTAGTTTCGCAGCTTTTTCAGTTGCCATTGAAAAATTGCAAAGATCaaacaaattttaa
- a CDS encoding transmembrane protein, putative produces the protein MKLYISELSLIFLSVTASEIFDKTFFIVILMGLTTKSWMQVFLGSYMGLVSMTIIICLMGNHLSKYFSKITFQIISSALFFIYSLQIFFNLFKKKKKSSCEEAEEEIKKLNFKSKLFTLYPIFLKTFILTILSELGDKSQIASFMLSSTYSFSIVIFASLFAYAFCIGLAILINFLGKCSIKELYVHLFSGFFFLFASFYTIYDVLS, from the exons ATGAAGTTATATATCTCTGAGCTTTCTTTAATTTTCCTTTCAGTAACAGCATCTGAAATATTTGACAAA aCTTTTTTTATAGTGATATTAATGGGTCTAACAACAAAATCATGGATGCAAGTTTTCTTGGGTAGTTATATGGGGCTTGTTAGTATGACGATTATAATTTGTTTAATGGGAAACCATTtatctaaatatttttcaaaaattacatttcaaattatttcatcagctttattttttatatatagtttacaaattttttttaatttattcaaaaaaaaaaaaaaatcaa GTTGTGAAGAAGCTGAagaggaaataaaaaaattaaattttaaatctaAACTATTTACATTATAtcctatttttttaaaa acATTTATTTTAACCATTTTAAGTGAATTAGGCGATAAAAGCCAAATAGCATCTTTTATGCTCAGTAGTACATATTCCTTTTCAATTGTTATTTTTGCAAGCTTATTTGCATATGCATTTTGTATTGGATTAgcaattttaattaattttttgggGAAATGTAGCATAAAAGAACTTTATGTACATTTATTTTCTg gttttttctttctttttgcTAGTTTTTATACCATCTATGATGTTTTGTCTTAA